One segment of Bacillus alkalisoli DNA contains the following:
- a CDS encoding nuclease-related domain-containing protein, with protein MTKRTPSIHLQKLEALHFRVIEKHPNCSLIEKDYRIKRSGFKGEQQLDYYLSFVPAKICEILPDIRLQANANLEHYFQMDTILKTTKYNVIFETKNHTGEVTYNTLTNQLTRINELGELEVFQDPIQQVKRQELQYKKLLQSMNPQTQQVPLIPLIVFTNPNCHIKIVPEGSRLPKNMIKAESVPSKLYELEKMYKQELIETKVLRQLTKKVLKSNTPYNPDILEKYHVKEQDLITGVFCLKCINVKMRWVKNSCWRCENCGFKNKNAFLKAVNEMILLYGNEITNKQFSNFLEIPSRVTSYRHITNLACSTIGFSKSRKYLLSLQNQYPILAQQ; from the coding sequence TTGACAAAACGTACACCCTCAATTCATCTGCAAAAGTTGGAAGCCCTCCATTTTAGAGTTATTGAAAAGCATCCAAATTGCTCTTTAATTGAAAAAGACTATAGAATCAAAAGGTCTGGCTTTAAAGGTGAGCAACAGCTAGATTACTATCTATCATTCGTGCCAGCTAAAATCTGTGAAATACTGCCAGATATTCGTCTGCAAGCTAACGCTAACTTAGAACACTATTTCCAAATGGATACAATATTAAAAACTACAAAATATAATGTAATTTTTGAAACAAAAAATCACACTGGAGAAGTAACTTACAACACACTAACCAACCAATTAACGAGGATAAATGAATTAGGAGAATTAGAAGTTTTTCAAGATCCAATTCAACAAGTTAAAAGGCAAGAACTACAGTATAAAAAATTACTTCAAAGTATGAATCCTCAAACTCAACAGGTACCATTAATCCCACTTATAGTATTTACAAATCCAAATTGCCACATAAAGATTGTTCCTGAAGGAAGCCGATTACCCAAAAATATGATTAAAGCGGAAAGTGTACCATCCAAATTATACGAATTAGAGAAAATGTATAAGCAGGAATTGATTGAAACTAAAGTATTAAGGCAATTAACTAAAAAAGTGTTAAAAAGTAATACACCTTATAATCCAGATATACTAGAAAAATATCATGTAAAAGAGCAAGATTTAATTACAGGTGTATTTTGTCTAAAATGTATAAATGTCAAAATGAGATGGGTGAAAAATTCCTGCTGGAGATGTGAGAACTGCGGTTTTAAAAACAAAAATGCATTCTTAAAAGCTGTTAACGAGATGATTTTACTTTATGGAAACGAAATAACGAACAAACAATTTAGTAATTTCTTAGAAATACCTTCTAGAGTTACATCTTATAGGCATATTACTAATTTAGCTTGTAGTACAATAGGATTTTCGAAGTCTCGAAAATACCTCCTATCCCTCCAAAACCAATACCCAATATTAGCCCAACAGTAA